taAGTCAACAAGAACTAAGCTAATTCAATAAAGAACAGGTAAAAacaaaagggaagaaattaaaaaaacgaaTAACTCAAGGAATTGCCATCAGACTGATAGCCAATGGGATCTAGGAGTGAACCCAACACActactctactctcaaaatcAGGCAATACCAGcacaataaaaatttcaagcTCTTATATAAGCAGAATCAACCAAACAACTTCAATGTTCCCAGCCATAAATATAGCAAGAATGCAATCAAAGTATGAAAGTCAGTGAGCAAAGTTCCAAGGATGTGTTACCATTGCCCGGATGCAGCAGAACAGAAGAGTCCTGTGGATGGATCATAGTAATACCCCAAGCTGCTACTGTAATAATACCTGAAGATAAAACGTAAacgatgatatatatatacattaacAAACATACAAATACTAATGAGTCAAGGGAAAGTCTCTTATTTCTGTCAGaggaaaataaaggaaagatATCTGATATAACACTAAGAAGAACAGAGTATCACATTTTATATAGGGAATTGCAGCAGTACCAAACATTCAAGAGGCTTGGCCTCTCCTAGATTTCTGATTCTTACCTCCTCGTTAACCTCCCTCTAGTAATAGCTACTATCATTCTGCAAGTACATTACCAAACTACTTAACTATCAACGGTAGCTAGCCCCTCTTCCCATTTTCACTGTGCATCACTAATAGCATTTTTATATCAATTCACAACCGAAACTTTAGTATCCTTATCCAAACAACCATGTCACTGAATCAAACCTGTTTGTTGGAGATTGAAAGACAGGGCATATACCCACAAAGACTGCTAGAGGGCAAGTAGAGATATCCCAAAAGCTCCATAGGAATAGCCAAGCAGACAAGTGATGTAGCatgttattttgtaattttattttagttggtTGTTATTTAGTTAGTTAAAACCATCAATAAATAGAAGATTCATCCTTTTAATAAAATCCACAACTAGGTCATCCTTGACTTGCTCAAGAACAGAAAAAGGCTGCAACAATCTTGCAGAAATCAAAACAGAGTGTTTTAATCGTTGATGACAACTACAGATCCTTCATTCCTTCCATATATAAATAAGCTGTCAAGTGCTAAAAAATGTCTTTGATCATACTAATAGGCTCCCTCGTCCCTACCAAGCTAAGGGATACTCATTCCATAATAGAAGAATTGATACTGTTCCTATCCAAGACCACAGACCATGAACTCTGTGAAACTTGATGATCTCTTTGGGCATACTTACTTCCTTCATCAATGGTCAACCACCAGTCTCCATGTCAAATTTATGAAATCCCTCGTTAAAATCCATTGTTATACataaatctatgatttgaaaaagaaaaatacaaatgaTAAACCTTCGGATGGAGGCTTGAGGACTCCATCCATCAAGGTTTGGAAAGTGGATGGCGTCTTTGTTAAGccaaatgaaatgatgatgaacTCATCCTTGGGACACATAAAAAAGATTCATCCTAATCTAGTGATAAATTAACATCAAGTCAAGTTTTTCAAGCCAAATGGCATTATGATGAACTCATCCCTGTGGCACATCATCACGATTCACCCTAATTTAGAGATAAATTGACTCGAGTCAAGTTTTGAGAAAATTATTGGGcgaaataatttattttttagctCAAGTCAACAAAGAAATTGCCAGCTCCTGTCCTTTGTGGGTTTAACTTGGCTAAATTCTTTCAGTTGTCAACATTTCCCCTAGTAGTCTCTCGATGTCATTTATTGGCACTCTTAATGGCGTAGCCTTGCATTGATGCGAGAAGTACCTTCCACAAGGCTCCTTTCAGTGCAAATTTTAGTGACATTGCAAAAAAACCTTACCAATAGCAATGAAGTTTCTAAgccttaaaaagaaaagaaaaaaaaaaaacgaagtaTCACTATCAACTCAATCATTCATAAATCTCTCAACACACAGAATCTTCATACGGGTCACCACCACTTCCTACCTCATATTACACCAAATAATTGGCcttcttttttagtttctttcatCCTGGATTTCAGAGCCTCAAAGGAACAACAACGAGATGGGTCAACCCACAATACCTATTCTCCCCTTCCTCAATCTTCTACTTGCTTTGGAAggtaaaaatttcaaagaaggTAAAATTCTTTGCTTGGTTAGTTCTCCATGGGGTGTAAATACTATGGATCAGATTGAGAGACACTCTTCCTTTACCCTTAAACCACAGTGGTGCTTTCTCTGCGAGGAGGCGTCTGAGGATCAAGGTCAATTGTTGTGGCAATACCAGCCTTCTTGTTGTATGTGGGATCACATATTTGAGGCTCTACGAGTGAGCTTGGGCCGCTACCTCTTCAATCTTCTACTCACTTTGGTAGGTAGATACTTCAAAGAAGATCAAATTCTTTTCTTGGTTAGTTCTGCATGGGGTGTAAATATTATGGATCTGATTTAGAGGCTCTTCCTTTATCCTGAAACCAGTGGTGCTTTCACTGCAAGGAGGCATCTGAGGATCTAGGTCATCCTAGACTTGAACGGGAGACTTCGCTTTTGAAGTAAATTATCACACCAAAAGTCCAACCAATTGATAACCTTCGGGAGCAATTTATCATTTCCGAATGCAAcatacaactttttttttgtactaCACTTTCCGAGTGTGTTTGTTCCCCCTCCTTCCTCACCATGGCAAAACCATTTCCCACTTCCTACACTACTAGTGACTCAAAGCCTAGGGCTATGCATTCTCCTTGCATTTGTAAAACGAATAGGAGGTTTAACATTCCAATCAAAATGTGCCTTACTCAAGAAATGTATAATTTCACtactaaagaaataaatgagtGCAAAAAAGGAGAGATCGAATTAGGTCCTCCTGAATCCATAATtgtgaagagagaaaaattacCCAGATGATTCATCATAAACATAGTCATTTTGCGAAGCTCCACCTGCATGGCCAAACAAatatgaaacaagaaaagttAATCAGCAAGATAATAACTGGCAAAACTAGTAAAGCTTTCTAAACCATTTGCCTGGGATGGAAAGGCATACTCTCAGAATTAGGGTTCAGGTTATTGGGAGTTTGTTGATTGACTCCATTGGCATCAGCTGCTAAATTTTCATTAGAAGATGGAACTGTATGTTCGTCATCGTCAGCAAACATATCAAATGTATCAGTTCCACTGCTAGAGATATCAACTTCAGATTGATTTGTGAACAATGAGCCCATGCCAGGATTTTGATCATCAGACAACAAACCAGTTCCCTTGTTGATGTCGGAATTTCCAGGATGCAAGCTAATGGATGTTCCAGCTTTCGCCCGAGCTAATGTTTCATATCCTTCTGAAAATCAAAGGAATAAGAGTTAATAGAGAAAAttgtttttcataaaaaaaaaaacatataacaAATAAACTTACAAAGAGAGGTCCAACATATAAGGTACTCtgtctaaaaaattaataaaacttgtAGAGGGGAAGTTTGTTCTCATCAATGACATATGCTTGTGTTGTATAAACGGAAAGTACTAACAAAGAAAGCCTACTTAGAAGTCAAAGAGTCgttcatttttcaaataataaccCATTTGCTTGATCTAAATAACTAAACAAGCCGAAAAAGCTTCAGCAAGAACTTAAAATCACCAATTAGACCGCCCAAGGAAAACAGCACCACATGGACACTTTACAAGTGAAGACTACTTTGACAAAGCTACACGATAAACAATAATCCCTGGTCCAAGCAGAAAATTTGGCAGGATGGCTGAATGGTTGAGGTAGCAAAAGAAAGGTCATTACATCTATCATCACCATAGCATAGCAACAGTGCCAAATGAAAACCACATCAGCACATCTTCAAAGCAAAATCTTTCTCTGTACAGTAGTCTATACAAGAGTTCAAACTCACTTTTCTCACTCTTTTTGCTATGATGAAAACGACCCAAAATCTGTTAACAAACTCCATCCTAGGAAActtaaaatacctaaaaattttctctttcctcACCAATTCAAACCATCAATTAGTTTCTTAGCCATTTTTGGGGCTGGCTTATGGCCCAcccaatttttcaaaattgacctAGCACATATGCCTTTCTTTCCTCCCTCACTACAGACCTTTCATAGGCAACTTGAAGCCCTGTAAGTACAATGCCTCCATCATCTGACCTTTCTCCAAGAAGCCATAGTTAATCTAATCAGTTTCATGACCTATTCTACTCTCAGGACTTATTAAAGAATTTATGTTTCACCATGTATTCGATTTTCTTCATCAGTTTCCAATTCAGCTTGGACCATCACCAACATTTGGTGGAATTTACTTGAGCTTAGGTATTCTCGAATTTTTCTAGCCTAACCTACAAATATCCAAACCAACAACCAATTTTTGCACTGTGGAGAAAACCTAATGAAACCTTTTTCATTCTCGGTTGATTTTTCATGCATACGGTTTCGTTGACTCAGTTTTAACTGCCTCTGGTTTTCCCAATGTGCCATCCTTTGGCGTAATGTGTGaatatttcttcaattttcaagcATATACTGCTTCATCAATGATGTTATCAACCAACTTCCATTCATCATCAATTAAGCATACCACCTTTATTTCCATTAGCTTGTATTCATCCCCATCCATCTtcgttctctctctttttattccTATCACCTTTGAATCACTTGATTTCTGGGAGAATAATTGAGTAGCTCCTAGGTTTTCTTCACCCTCATGTATGTTAAACCACTCAATACCGTAATCATTAGGTTGCTAATCTTATGCCAAAGTTTTTCCTAACAAAGAAGTACAATTTTGGGGGAAAAAATCAATTCTTACCCCCTAAACTTGTCAAGTTGTAGCATAATCAATTTAATCTTTGATAAGTCTGTTCGAAAAAttgttaagaaaattattctCATAAGTGTTCGTATTATATGATACAAAATTGGTAGGATTTCAAAGTAAAACAACACGAGAgataaaattttgttgaaatttgtgAGTTTTGACAAAGTTATTCAATGTTTAAATTGTGCTTCAGTCAAACATAATCTTTTGCAAACTGGATTTTATTGATAGTAGCAGGTTTacgaatatttttaaatttatttttgttataactAGTAGGTGATCTAGTGGAAATTGAACTTAGGCTAAAATTCAACACTTAGCTAAGGTTCATCCCATTTATGAAGATTTTTACATTGAGTTTTGTTATAATTAGTAGGTGAATTGGTGGAAATTGATGCAACTTGACAACTTTAGGGTTAGAAACAGATTTTTCCCAACAATTTTGTAACTTTGTCAgtaaaatatactaaataaaatgccCCAAATTAAGAAATTGGACCATGACCCCTGCAATGCAAGTGCACAAAGGAGAAGATACTTTTGTTCTTCAGTCTtgaacaaaaccaaaatataAAGTATTAAACAGAATACTGACCTGCCTCACGCTCAAAAACCTCTTGTTTTTCATGATAAACATCTGCATAATCAAAGTTCGAACAATAAGCAAAGCATAGTTGCCAACAAAACGTGATgtcctacaaaaataaaaaattagaaagaggtaacatttattaaacaaaGCTTTCTCATGGCCAAAGAACCACCACAATATCATAAATTAACtctaatcaaggaatacttcAAGAGTCCAAAGAACTAAACCTGGAAAGCAAAATACTTAACTGTATTCACCATTATCCATAAGTTTCATAGCATCTTCAGTTAACTTAtcaaaaatttgttttgtCTCAGCTGACATTTTTTCCTTCCTGTCATTGGAGTTTCCTTTCAACCTTCTCAAAGCTTGAAGAACCTGTCACCAGCAGAATAACTTATATATAGGTCTCAGCAAACACCTTTCTCCAAAAGATTTATCTGAAAAGCAAATGGAATGTTGAAAAGTGGAATATAAGGCTTGACATAAAGAAGCATATAGCGAATGTTTATTTGTGTTttcacttttccttttttaaagaaaatggatgtTTATGTATTTGTAAGAATCCATTGCAACTTAATGCTGGAAGAATCATGGCTCACAAAAAATTGTAAAGAACctcaaaatatcaaaaaaaattgacaagcCTATGCCAACTCTCAGTTATAAGCAAGAGTTTAATAGTAGGTGTCAAGGGAAACATAAATGACTTCAATCGTCGAACTTATAGAAATGTCAATGTCAACAATTATCCAAGATAAGTTCATGGAtaccattaaataaaaattgtttgtaCTAGAAAATGGAGCTCCGACATCCGAAACTTAAGGcatacacttttttttttctttgtccaaattatttgttaactgTGCTGCCTTTGATAGTTGTATTACGTGGGATGCTTTTATTACAGGAAttcatgttcttattttttatttgttattgtattttctctccttttaGAGTTTGCATACTATAACACTTTTTGcacttttccttcaaattccaATCAGCAATCCTCATAATTGGCCTACCTCTAAtttctcctaaaatcttgAGAATCTCAGATTACTTTCAAATAAAGCCctcatttcttcaatttttcattatcTCGTGTTTTATAATACTAtttatatgtatgtgtgtgtatatatatagatatagatatatatatgtataccATAGAacttaaagaaaaatcatgttttttttttttgcagccCGTGCTAACTGCAGAGGACTACTGCTGCCCTATGTCCTTCATACTCAAAAAACAATGAAGTAAcctttaattgaaatatatatatatatatatatatatatatatatatatatatatatatattacaaaataaattcaaaagaaatataatcaAGATTGTGAGCTTACCGTTTCACCTGGCTCAAGCAGGTCAGCAATACGTCGCTTTATCTTTCCAACTTCATCAGAAGATAGCTCTTGAACATCatcttcattatttattactgAAGAGGTTTTGCCGGTATATTTTGGATCAATGTCAACACTATCAAGCCATGCATCCTGAAGGTATTTACACCGACTTAATAAACTAGTGGAGTATATTTTCCAGAAGGGTACCGAACACCATATGGTTATGCTTACCTTGATTTCGTTATCGTTAACATATTCAACAAAATTCCCAGATGCATCAAAATAACCTTCTTCCCTCTCTTTGTCTAAATTGAAGGGTTCCATTTGAATTCCATCATCATCAAAGTTCTCATTCTCCTGTCAATAGGAGAAAGGAAATGATAGGATAAGAACGGAGAGAGattaaatgaacaaaaagttatgagaaccaaaaaaaaattaaaatgaacatACTTCACTGCTTGACATAAGCATGAAAGCACCAGGATAGATACACGTTTGAAACTAAACCTTACCTCATAAGTCACTTCAGCTGCCGATATGTCATTCCCGACGCCTCTATTCTCTTCACTGAAGAGGTCAGCAGTCATTTGATTCCGTCGCTTCGCACGCTCTTTAGCAGCAAATCTTGGGTCTGTTAAGTCACTTGGGTTTTCTTCAGCTTTCGCTATATCCACAAATGCATCTCCAGTCTTCACCTTCTTACCCTTCGGGAACCGGACTCGCTTTTGGctgaaaaacagaaaattccAACGTTGAGAGGGAAAATATCCCATTTTCACGGCTGCagtaaatgaattagcagAATAATCACGAAACTATATCAAGGGGTTATACTCAGACGCACAACAAGTAAAAGACACCCACATACCAGACCTCCTCCTCCCACCTCTCCAAACAGGGTCATATGCTCCAATTAGATGCTCACAGACAAGGAGATTTTCATAGAACATTCACTACAACAATACCGGGGTGGAGATAAAATTCTACCTTCTAACTTACTATAACACAATTTTTCAGCTCAAAAAATAAAGGAGCAAATTAGATGGATATCTTGTTTTTTAAAGCTTCACTGTTTTATACATTTTCTTGAACCTAAGAGAAACCAAGGGGATCCTCCTTCCTCCTCCCCTGACTAATACAACCAACAAGCTGACCTGAATCATAGTATTAACTCAGCTAAGCAATTGAAGGCGCAATGAAAACGAAGTGATTCAGTGTGAAGCCAAATAGTTTCAAGAAACAAATACAAGGGTGATAAATTGCACAGAGGGTTTAACGGAATCGCAGTATTcttcaaaaacaacaaaaagaaatgaaaggtTAGAAGAATAAAAACACAAGGAAAGTATGATTAGGGGTTGAATGAGAGTAGAAAGTCGAAAATTACGCAGGTGGTTTGGCAGAATCGCTATCTTCGGTTTCTAAGAACCGGCGCTTGAGCGATGGATTGCCCTCCATGGATGCACTGGACAGAATCAGCgagtgagagagaaagtgcTTTGGAAGTAGTAAATTACGAGCTTCTGTTCTTCGTGGCGATGCAAACGGCGAGAAACGAGAATATATAAGATTCAAATCCTTTGCGCACCGCAGAATCAACGCCGCTTTCAAATTTCTATACCATTTTTGTTTACCTGTTCTTACAAAAATTGATGTCGTGTCGTGTCGATCTCAAGAAATCCAAAactgaataaacaaaaaattaaattttatttattaacaatttaaaatttaatctttcaaTTATGAACCTAAcaatcaaaaattaaaatttaatctttcaactaacattttaatttatcttttagttgttttttttattaatttatttttttatttttatttttggtcaaTAATTATAGATGGATTTGGGTTTNtattttttttaaaataaggtcAATACTATATACTTacgattattttaaaatatttttacaaatttttatgaacttaAATATTCGTAAACTTCCGACCATAGTTGAAATAAGGAATtgttgaaatattattaaactatcgtatcaatgaaaatataactaaaatgTAGAAAAAGACCGTCTATGGCTTTATTTCATGGTCTCCTCAACCGACGTTGTTATCCATACATGAATCCCTTATTTTTACCTAAAACATTACGAGGGCCGGAAACTGCAAATACATTCAACTATGGTTTTTAGGTTTGATGGGTCCTTAAACCATGTCTATAATCTtaggttcaaattttattttccagtGGGCTTTGATgtatagtacttctctacacacgactcatACGCATGCACGACCCATTAGGCGAATTCTTTGTCTTCATAAACCTTAGGCTTGCATATAGACTTACACACTCTCTTGCAGCTGAACCATAGGATCAGGAGATAGTTTTCATTCATAGAAGCAATTCAAGACAAGTATGCAACGTGTTCATAAGTCGAGGTCGTCATGTGTCAAATCTGAATTTCAAATCCTAATTCGAATTTTGAGCATGAggcattacaaatggtgttaGGAAAGTAcctatgtgagatctcacgtcagtcaaagaggagaacaaaacattctttataagggtgtggaaacctctctctagtaaacgcgttttaaaataaaaaattggaaataaaataaagtttaaaccaaacaaaagaaTATTTG
This sequence is a window from Cucurbita pepo subsp. pepo cultivar mu-cu-16 chromosome LG04, ASM280686v2, whole genome shotgun sequence. Protein-coding genes within it:
- the LOC111793566 gene encoding CD2 antigen cytoplasmic tail-binding protein 2 homolog, which produces MEGNPSLKRRFLETEDSDSAKPPAQKRVRFPKGKKVKTGDAFVDIAKAEENPSDLTDPRFAAKERAKRRNQMTADLFSEENRGVGNDISAAEVTYEENENFDDDGIQMEPFNLDKEREEGYFDASGNFVEYVNDNEIKDAWLDSVDIDPKYTGKTSSVINNEDDVQELSSDEVGKIKRRIADLLEPGETVLQALRRLKGNSNDRKEKMSAETKQIFDKLTEDAMKLMDNGEYNVYHEKQEVFEREAEGYETLARAKAGTSISLHPGNSDINKGTGLLSDDQNPGMGSLFTNQSEVDISSSGTDTFDMFADDDEHTVPSSNENLAADANGVNQQTPNNLNPNSESGASQNDYVYDESSGYYYSSSLGYYYDPSTGLFCSAASGQWYSYNEESGAYDEIHEAAAPDAN